A segment of the Verrucomicrobiia bacterium genome:
TCCGCGGGAGCGATGCAGGGCGGCTATGACGTGACCGTGACGACGCCCGGCGCGCATCCGGACATCCGCCTGATTCAGGCTACGGGATACGCGCCTGATAATTCCGCCGCTTCGCGGGCTCAGGAGAACCGTGGGATCTCCGTTTACGCGCAGATCACTCAGCAGAGCTATTTCGATTTTGCGGTCTTTTCCAAAGAGGGCATGCACATCAACGGCGGCCCCACGATCGACAGCTACGATTCGAGCCTCGGCGCGTATGGCGGCGGCAATGCCGGCCAAAACGGCGATATTGGCACGGACAGCACCGGCTCGAGCACGGTCGGCGTCGAGAACACCATCAACATCGACGGCAACGCCGTGATCAAAGGCGACGTGATGGTGGGCCCGGGTGCCAATCCGGATAACGTCATCGACCTCGGCCACAACGTGACGCTCACCGGCACCAAAGGCTCGGAGGATTACAAACGGGATTATGAACCCATCACGAGCAACGCCACGAATCTCGGAGCGCTGAGCCTGAGTGGAAGCACCACGCAGTATTTGGGGCCGGGCACGTATCACTATTCGAGTCTCAGCATTTCCGGTCAGGCCAAACTCATTCCGACCGGGCCTGTCGTGATTTATGTCGACGGCGCTGTCAGCATCGGCGGTAATGGCGTGGCCACTTCGAGCAACCTGCCGCCCAACTTTCTGCTGTACGCAGCCTCGACCAGCGTTGCCATTTCCGGTAACGGGAATTTCTACGGCGGGGTTTACGCGCCCAACGCGGACGTGAGCGTGAGCGGGAACGGGCAGATCTTCGGCGGCCTCGTCGGCAAAACGTATCATCAGACGGGCAACGCCAACATTCATTACGACGAAGCGTTGAAGAACACGGGCGGAAGCGCGAACGGCCCTATTACCGTCAAGTCCTGGCAGGAAAAGAACACGACGGCGTGGCAGACCACGTCTTCGGGCAGCCCGGACGGCGGAGGATAAACCGCGACCTGCTACACTTTATAGAAACACGTACTTGGAGCTCCGATGATCAAAAGTTTGAAAGATGAGCGCGGTTTTATCCTGATCATGGCCTATGGGCTGATCTCGGCGCTGGCCATTTTCTCGCTGGCCCTTTTTTCCCGCAACACCAGCTTTCTGAATTCCACCGAGCGCAATCAAAACAAAGTCGTCGCCTTCAACATGGCGGAAGCGGGCGTGGATATGGCCATTACCCAGCTGGCCACGGACACGACTTATGAAGGCGCCGCGTATAGTTCCATGACGAGCGGCCCGATGCAGGGCGGCTATGACGTCACGGTCACGACTCCGGACAATGCGCCCAATACCCGGCTCATCGTGGCGCGGGGTTACGCGCCGGACAATGTTTCCACCTCGCGTGCCTACGAGACGCGCAATATCACGGTTTATGCGGAGATCGGCACCCAAAACATGTTCGACTTCGCGGTCTTTGCCGACCAGAGCCTGCAGCTCACCGGCAACGCCACGGTCGACAGCTACAATTCCACGGTCGGCGCCTACGGCGGCGCCAACAAAGCCTCGAATGGCGACGTCGGCACCAACAGCACCGGTTCCAGCACCGTGACTCTCAACGGCAATGCCACCATCAAAGGGGACGCCCAGGTCGGGCCGAACGGAAATCCCGCGAGCGTGATCAGCCTCACGGGAAACGCGGCCATTACCGGCGTCAAATCCGCGGCCCCGGCTTTGAAAGATTTCCCGACTCAGTCAAGCAACAGCGCTTCGCTCGGAGCCCTGACCCTGAGCGGGAACACGACGCGCGTCATCGGGGCCGGCACCTACCGTTTTTCTTCCATCAGCATCACGGGCAATGCGACGCTTCAGGCCACCGGACCGGTGGACATTTACGTGGACGGCCCGGTCAAGATCGCGGGCAACGGCATTTCCACCCAGGCCAATACGCCTCCGAATTTTTTGCTTTTCGTGACGACTGCCGATGATGTCCAGCTTTCGGGCAACGGTAATTTTTACGGCGGGATTTATGCGCCTCTTTCCCATGTAAAAAACACGGGGAACGGCGAGCTCTATGGCGCCGTTGTTTCCGATACCTACCAACAGACCGGCAACGGCAACGTGCATTACGACGAAGCCATGCGCGACGCCGGCGGCGTCGGCAGTAACGGCGTCAGCCTGGTTTCCTGGCGCGAAGAAAACACCGCGGCCTGGCAGACCACCTCAAGCTCCGGCAGCTGATCTCCTCTTCCTGTTCCCTTGACCCGCCCTTCAGAAGCCGATATCATTCTTTCTTATGCAATTGCGCGGGAAAACGGTGCTTATCACGGGCGGGGCTTTGAGGATCGGGCGGGCCATTGCCCTCGATCTGGCCCGGCAGGGCGCGGTGATTGTCCTTCACTACAACCGTTCCGCCCAGCACGCGCGCGCGCTCCAAAAAGAAATCCGTTCGCTCGGAGGCGAGGCTGTTCTGGCCCAGGCGGATTTTGCGCGTGCTCCTTCGGCCGCGGCCGTTTCGAAGTTCGTGAAGCAGCTGGCTCGCAAGGCCGGACGGATCGACGTCCTGGTTAATAATGCCTCGATTTTTTATCCTACGCGCCTGGACCGCGTGCGGCAAAAGGACTGGGACGATTTCATGAACGTGAACCTGGCCGCGCCTTTTTTCCTGGCGCGCGAGCTGGGGCTCGCCATGAAAAAAAGGAAATCCGGGAAAATCATCAATCTCGTGGATTGGACGGCTTTTCATCCGCATCCGGATTATCTGCCGTACGCGATTTCCAAAGCGGGGCTGCAGGCCGCAACCGTGGGCCTCGCGCGCGCGCTGGCTCCGGAAGTGCAGGTCAACAGCATCGCACCCGGCCCAATCCTGCCGTCGCGCGGCATGACCGCGGCCCAGAAAAAGGCCGTGACGCAGCGGACGCTCGCCAAACGTTTCGGCGCGCCCGCGGACATTGCCGCGGCCGTCCGGTTTCTGGTCGAAGGCACGGATTACGTCACTGGCGCCTGCATTCCCGTTGATGGAGGGAGCCTCATCGCCTGACACGCGGGCATGGACGGGGACAGTCCCCACGGGTGTGAATGCATACGGCCCATTGCGAGCATGGGAACGTTTGCAAGCATGATTAAATTAGGAGCAATTAAATGTTCACAGTCGGAAGGGAAATCCATTTCAGCTACGGCCACCGCCTGATCAACTATCAAGGCAAGTGCGCGCGCCTGCACGGGCACACGGGGCGCGTCGTGATCGAAATCGCGAGCCCTCAGCTCGATGCCAAAGGCATGGTCACGGATTTTTTCGAGATCAAAACGAAAATCGGCGCCTGGATCGACGGCCACCTCGACCACCGCATGATCCTGAGCGACAAGGACCCTCTCGTGGAAACGCTCCGCCAAAAAGGGGAAGAGATCGTCGTCATGCCGGAAAATCCCACGGCCGAAGCGCTGGCCCGCTGGATTTACAAGGAAGCCCGGAAGTTAAATCTCCCCGTTTCCCGCGTCACGCTTTGGGAAACCGAAAATTCATTCGCCGTTTACCAGGAGCCGTAGGCTCCTTCAGTTTTCTCACCGGGGAATTGAGCCATGTCAAAGAAGATCCTGCTCGTGGGCCCCGCGAGCTCGGGAAAAACCCATTTACTCCTTGAGGAGTTCGAAAAGGCGCTGGTCGAATCCCGCGACCCGCTCGCCAGCGACCTTTTTTTCATCCTGCCTTCGGCCGAGCACACCGAACGCGTGATTTCGCTCCTGCTCCAAAAGGATATTCCCGGCTTTTTCCACCGCCGCGTCACCACATTCTCCCGGCTTTTGTCCGGGCTTTTCGAGGGCGGCGACGAAACCACAGCGACCTCCGTCACGCGCTACCTCATCCTCAAAGAAATTTTCGAGAAAGAAAAAGGCGGCGTCTTCGAAGAGGTGAAATCCAGCCCCGGATTCCTGAACCTCATGATGTCTTTCATTTCCGAGCTGAAAGAATCGGTGATCCCGCCGGCCGCGTTCCGCCGGAAGATCGACGCCCTCAAAAAATTCGAGCCTGACCTCGGGCCGAAATACGAAGCGCTGGCTTCGCTCTACGAGGCTTACCAGGCCGGGCTCGCGGCGCGCGGCCTGCGTGACCCGCATGATTCGCTCGCGGTTTATCTCGAGCGAAAAGCCGCCGGTCAGATCCGCCGGCCGCGCCTGCGCAAGGTCTGGCTGGACGGGTTTTTCGATTTCTCGGAATTGCAGGCCGCCTTCCTGAACGAGCTCTCGGAAATGGCGGACGAGATCACGGTGACGCTCACGCTCGATCCGGCGCAGGAACGCTGGGACCTTTTCGAAGGCGTGCGGGGCACGGAGGAAACGCTTTTGAAAATGGGTTTTGAGCGCG
Coding sequences within it:
- a CDS encoding collagen-binding domain-containing protein; the protein is MKKLFHAVSKMYARIKDAAHRAEKGFILTTVYGLLAVMAIFSLALFSRNINFLSATERNQNKVVAFNMAESAVDLALTQLGQDPAYAGTGYISMSAGAMQGGYDVTVTTPGAHPDIRLIQATGYAPDNSAASRAQENRGISVYAQITQQSYFDFAVFSKEGMHINGGPTIDSYDSSLGAYGGGNAGQNGDIGTDSTGSSTVGVENTINIDGNAVIKGDVMVGPGANPDNVIDLGHNVTLTGTKGSEDYKRDYEPITSNATNLGALSLSGSTTQYLGPGTYHYSSLSISGQAKLIPTGPVVIYVDGAVSIGGNGVATSSNLPPNFLLYAASTSVAISGNGNFYGGVYAPNADVSVSGNGQIFGGLVGKTYHQTGNANIHYDEALKNTGGSANGPITVKSWQEKNTTAWQTTSSGSPDGGG
- a CDS encoding collagen-binding domain-containing protein, translating into MIKSLKDERGFILIMAYGLISALAIFSLALFSRNTSFLNSTERNQNKVVAFNMAEAGVDMAITQLATDTTYEGAAYSSMTSGPMQGGYDVTVTTPDNAPNTRLIVARGYAPDNVSTSRAYETRNITVYAEIGTQNMFDFAVFADQSLQLTGNATVDSYNSTVGAYGGANKASNGDVGTNSTGSSTVTLNGNATIKGDAQVGPNGNPASVISLTGNAAITGVKSAAPALKDFPTQSSNSASLGALTLSGNTTRVIGAGTYRFSSISITGNATLQATGPVDIYVDGPVKIAGNGISTQANTPPNFLLFVTTADDVQLSGNGNFYGGIYAPLSHVKNTGNGELYGAVVSDTYQQTGNGNVHYDEAMRDAGGVGSNGVSLVSWREENTAAWQTTSSSGS
- a CDS encoding SDR family oxidoreductase, translated to MLITGGALRIGRAIALDLARQGAVIVLHYNRSAQHARALQKEIRSLGGEAVLAQADFARAPSAAAVSKFVKQLARKAGRIDVLVNNASIFYPTRLDRVRQKDWDDFMNVNLAAPFFLARELGLAMKKRKSGKIINLVDWTAFHPHPDYLPYAISKAGLQAATVGLARALAPEVQVNSIAPGPILPSRGMTAAQKKAVTQRTLAKRFGAPADIAAAVRFLVEGTDYVTGACIPVDGGSLIA
- a CDS encoding 6-carboxytetrahydropterin synthase; translation: MFTVGREIHFSYGHRLINYQGKCARLHGHTGRVVIEIASPQLDAKGMVTDFFEIKTKIGAWIDGHLDHRMILSDKDPLVETLRQKGEEIVVMPENPTAEALARWIYKEARKLNLPVSRVTLWETENSFAVYQEP